The DNA window agttaataatagcaataataattttatgggcctaacatgtttaaaaaatacacaaaatgtcacatttcGGCAAAAAAAGATCTAAATATGCAGACACATACTTACATGGAAGGGAAGGCAAGAATAAGAGTTGAAAGGAAAGATCCCACGACCAGGACAACTAAAACAAGTAGAAAATGATTAAAGAACTTCTGACCAACCAAATAgacttttcatttaaaaacacataaagatTAACgggcgactgtggctcagggggttgggaatcgcatctgtaaccggaaggtcgcccgtttgatccctgggctctctgtcctggtcgttgtgtccctgggcaagacactttaccctacttgcctactggtgttggccagaggggccgatggcgcgatatggcagcctcgcttctgtcagtctgccccagtctgtggctacaactgtagctgcctccaccagtgtgtgagagtgaatgaatagtggtgttgtaaagcgctttgggtgccttgaaaagcgctatataaatccaatccattattagtCGACCTGATTGGCTGACAAATGCTGTCACAAATTTTAAGAGCTATATTTATGTCACCTCTGGATTTATggcaattaaatataaaataaggtCTGAGCATCATTTCTGCCTCCAAGAAAGGAGATAAATATGAAGAGAAATTCATTGCGGTTAGTTGTTCATTTTTAGCTTTTCATTTCTAATTAATGAATTTTGCAACAATGTCAAAAATTATTTACAAATACACAGGTTTAgcaactttatttatttgttaacaTTTACTTCCTGTCATTGTTACTTACAAGCTGAAGCACTGGCTGGGACACCATTTCCAACAGTCACGCTGACACATCGAAGGTCTGAGTGATACTTGGTTTCACTACGGAAATAAATCAGAACAGTGATTCCATTATTTCCATgagattatattatattttaagatCGTCTTTTCTGTTAATGACACAaagtatatgtacaagtaataTGGGTGTGTTTGATTAACAGTTCTAGATGACAAACCAATAACTTTTTGGTTGGTCATTGGAAGCAGAGGAAGGGGTTTTGGCTCTTTGGGGGGATTTAATTTTCTTGCCATGACTCCTTCTGGGCCTGGGGTCTAAATAATTTTCTAATAAAGTCAGATTTAAACATTCACCAATATAGTTTATGGCTGCAAAATTgcaaatggactgattcttctTTAGTGCTTTTCTGCTTTATGCAGCacgcctcattcacccattcaaacAAGCTCTTTTGTCtatgcttaagtgctttctgCCAAACACTCATGCTCTAAGGGACGAATTTGTAAAAAGGTACTGACTTGGAAAGTGCCTGGACAACAAAGCAGAAGGGGAGGGTGTCATTGTCTTGTGATTTAGACGGCGTCCATCTCAGGGTGAAATTTCCTGGTCCAGTTTTATTCTGAATTGCATCATATGGTCCGCTGAACAGTAGCTCAGAGATCCTTCAACgaagagagaaacaaaaaatgaatcAACTTAATTCTCATAGCTTCttcaacaacatacaaagcaaaGTGTTTGTCTGTGAATGAGCATCACTTTGAATGGAGACTTCACCTGACTCACTTCTGTTTGGTTTTAAGGGTTTGAGTTAATAAGCCAAATTTTACTTAAACATAATTTCACGAGTTTTTATTTACTCATGTTGCATCAAAGCAAAATAGCCTTAAAACAGATTTGACTTCTCTTTGGGTTAAATATGTGTTGAACCTACTCTTTATATCTCATACAGCCTTGTATACATCTGACTGTGTTACGCTCTTACGTGTCTTGTTAAACCTGTTTTGTGTGCCAGTGCAGGACTGATGCACAGATTAAACAGAACGCAACGGATAAAATCTTGATTTGATCAATGAACAGAAACATGACAGGAATCGACTGATGTGTGAATGTATTTCTTGTCTAACCTGAAAACAGTTCTGTGGGACATAGTTAACCTTACTTTACAATGTCAAGAAtgtcaaatgtgtttttctttgacttACGTGGAGTTTTGTGCCTCTGCACTGATGTTGATTTCCAGAGTCTTATTAACAGGCGTGTAGAGCCGAGCTCTGTTGTTTGGGGTTGGAGGCAAGAATTTGGGCAAAAAGTCTCCCTCTGTGCAGGATAAGACAGGAGGATCCACTGAAAGATGACAGAAAACCAATGAGTTTCTTTCGGGGTGGAATTCATAGTTCGAAGTTAGAACAGTATTTCTAAGTTTAGATCAGATCTTTACAGGTTCAACTCCATCTATTAAAATATGGACTTGTACCTATCAGAACAAACTGGATCGGTATTTTGCTGAGAGCATCGTtaggtgtttgtgttgtttttgtgccaTTGACTCCAGTCATGGTGATGTTCTTCATGGGAAAGTCCTCCATCAGCAGCTGTACTCCATAGTTGCCCACAttactgacagcagtggggGCGAACGACAGAGTACAAGTGGACTGCATgaggaataaaaaaggaaaagagatcAAATGAGCAAATGTTTATTATTACAACTATCCTTCTGTCTCATTAAACATTAGATTAACAGTCATGCTCACTGATGAGAGGCTGAGGACAGATGGTGGCTCACAGCCGTTACACTCCGAGAGTGAGGAGTTTCCATATCTGCATTTAACCTGATCCCCATCAGGGTCAAACATCAACAGGCTGAAATCTCTCCGACAGTTTGAAGGAACTCTGAGAAAGAATTACAAATACAATCTTCATTTTCCAGGATTCACTTTAGTGTGAAGTTAATGTGCAGCTCCATGCATTCACTCTTAAAATCTGCAAAATACAGCCACAGCCTGATCACTGGTAATTTTAAACATAGCAATATTCAGTTCACTGtctcaaaataaaactttaaattgtATAGTTTATACATTAAGTGAGATTTAATTTAAAGCATCACTAAACTACTTAAATATTACAGCAAACATGGAGGAACTGTCACGGACCCGGCTCTGGAGGACTGggggtccgtgagcagttttgacagttgttgttattattattattattatcattattattttgtgatgtgtgtgtctttctgcacaatgctgtgttagtctgtgttCCACTCGTTATATGTATAGGCAGGGTGtgggtgtgtacatgtgtggctGGAGGATGGAGAACAGCCACATGCAGGCCTGATGGGTGTGGCCCGGCAGgaggactggccacacctgaagttCCTGCCACACACCTGTTggtgatcagggctcgtcgggggagctacttaggagagtgtTGGAGCTCCAGGTGGAAGAGTGGACCAGAACAGCAGCACGCACAGGGTGTGCGAGCACACAACAGCGGGGACCACGAGCACAGACGTCGGAggggagcacacacacacacgggattcaagggagcaacggggagttattgtgtttacagccttcactgtaaataaagtgcgctgtttgcatcgcagaaccatgcgttttgggtcctcgtTCCCCCATAttcccacggtctgccagccagaccgtgacagaatgATCCCGCCAACAACCATGGACCCAGCAAACTCAGGAGTTGCCACGGAGGAGGGATCGCTCACGCAGCTATGGGATTACTGCCGGAGCGTAATACAGGCTGTAGACCCACCCAAGAGACATATACAGGTAGTGTTCTTTGACAATTATCTCTCATTGACTACCTTCACTGCGAACTTTTTGGACATTAAGAAACTTAAGCAATTGGTCACTAGTTTAAGGGAGAGCTCAAGTTTTGAATTATTTGGCTTGGGTGGTCTGAGCAAGGAAAGTTCGGCTGCTCTCCTAGAGGCTTGGTTTTTCACGAATTGGCAGAGGGCTTTCCCGTCGATGCTTGCGGCACAATTGTTTGACATCCCTTCTCCATTACAGAAGGGAGGTCGCCTTCGCCATCATCACCCCATTACGCCTCAACCCACTCCTGCGGTTTCAGCCCGGTCAGCTGGCGACGGTCTGACAGCACTCATTACCGCAGTGAGTATACCAGACTCAATTGTTTCAATAAATCCTGTCATCGAAAATCAAAACACAGATGAACAGCAGAGGACGATTTCCATGCACACGACCCCACCTTCACGGAGGAGAAGGCGTCCTCGCAAGCAGCGTTCAGCCACGTCTACACTCACTCCTGTGCTTGTTGAAGACTCAGGACTAGCTGCTCTGGACGCCACAGTGAGTAAAATGGACTCTGCCGGTGTTGTAAATTCCCTCCCTGTGAACATGGAAATAGAGACTATAGCCGCTACGGCAATTAACAATGGAGAAACTGTAGAAGGTCTTTGGACCACTGACAGACGAATGTGGTCTGAGTGCTAATTCTGGGGAAGAATTTTGCATAGACAGCCCTGAAGTCGTTAGCTCAGAGTCGGTGGGGTCAGAAACTGTTTGCTTTACCTCCAAAAACTCTGAAAATGTTCACTTTGAGACTGTGAGCCTGGAGCTAGGGAGCTCAGAGCATGCAGACCCAGATGACGTTTTGGCCCAGTCTGGCCACATGGAGACGGAGGTTCTccccagggcttccccagaggccgAACTGGAGGCCTCAGCTGCCTCTGGACCCCTGGTATTTGTTGAGCCAGCTGTAACATTTTCATCCTCTCCACCCTTCATGATAGCCATATCACCCTCAACTCAGTCTGCTGCCTAGCTAGTCACTCAGCTGTCATCTGTTCCACCTTCCACACCCACTACTCTACCATCATCTCCACCACCTGCAGCCGTTGTACCACCATCTTCGCCTCCGGATCAACCATCTGTTGTTGCGCCGTGGCAGGAGgggctcagcgagccggagcgGGTGCTCGGCGAGCGGGAGAGCAGCTTGGAGAGCCAGAGGGACCAGCAGCACGTCCGCGACCAGCAGCACGGCCAGCACATCGTAGATTGTGTGTTGTGCTACATTGTCGTCCACCACAGCTGCCacgccgccgccaccggacccgtggaaGCCCGCTGCAGCTGCCacgccgccgccaccggacccatGGCCACCCGCCGGACCCATTTTGCCACGGCTGCCGGACCCATAGCCGCAATGCCGCCACCACCGGGACCGTTTCGCCGCAGCTGCCAGACCCATAGCCGCCCGCCGGAGCTGCATTGCCGCCACCACTGGACGTGTGGCAGGCCGCCAGAGCTCCAGCGCTGTAACCATTGGACGCTTGGTAGGCCCCCAGAGATGCAGCACCGCCGCCACTGGATTAGTGGCAGGCCCCCGAACCGCTTCGTTGCTGCTGCCGGACCCATGGCCGTCCGCCGGAGATCCAGTGTTCCCGTTGATGGACTAGAGGTAGGTCTCCTGAACTGTTTTCGGCCTCTGCCTACCCACAGCAGGTCTCGCCTGTTTTGCCACCCACCGGGTCGGCCGCCAGAACTATGTTTGCTGCCATTAGGGCGGGAGAGCTCGGCGAGCGGGAGGAGCGCACATCACCAACTGCGGGGCTCAGCGAGCAGGACGTGCCTGCGCCGCAGCTTGGAGAGCCAGAGGGACCAGCAGCACGTCCGCGGTGGCCCTGCAGgaggactggccacacctgaagttCCTGCCACACACCTGTTggtgatcagggctcgtcgggggagctacttaggagagtgttggagctcccaccggcgGGGGATCATTGAGTTGTCTACCCAAGTTAGTGTGTGTCAGCGTATGACGGTGTAGTTCATGTATGCCCGCCAGGGTTGGTGTTGATGGCTGTTTTTGTGGTTTCCCCCCCAGGTGGAAGAGTGGACCAGAACAGCAGCATGCACAGGGAggggagcacacacacacgggattCAAGGGAGCAATGGggagttattgtgtttacagccttcactgtaaataaagtgtGCCGTTTGCATCGCAGAACCATGTGTTTTGGGTCCTCATTCCCCCACGGCACGTCCTGCTCGCTGAGCCCTGCAGTTGGTGATGCGCGCTCCTCCCGCTCGCCGAGCTCCCCCACCCTAATGGCAGCAAACATAGTTCTGGCGGCCGACCCGGTGGGTGGCAAAACAGGCGAGACCTGCTGTGGGTAGGCAGAGGCCGAAAACAGAGGAACAGCGCTCTGACTTCGTAGTGTTAAGTGTACTAAAGCTGTAGCTTACAGGCACTAAAGCACCACCTTCAGTGTTTACAGACTCTAGAGAAATGTGATCAGCTGATGCACCAATAGTCTTAGAGCTACTTTCTTCGGAGCTAACCATGCTTATACTGTCAGAGGAGGGGTTAATAGCCGATGTAAACATAGTTCTGTGCACCGGAGAGGCAGATGAAACAAAGTCTTTTACCTCCGGATCGCTGGAAGCAGCAAACCTAGTGAAAACAGTGGTGGGTGTAGTGCCCCCTGACTCAAGAAAATTTGAATCAGTAAATACGTCAGAATGGACTTTCCCCATGATGGCTCAGAAGTAACGAACTGGGGTCGAGCTATCACAGGAACATTTACAGTCTTGGATTTTACTGCTTTAACATCTAAGGAGGCAGGTTTTAAAGCCCCAGTGGTGAGCGTAACTGCAAACAATCATCATCAGCAGACACACAGGTAAAGGGCACAGAAACAGGTGTCTCTAACTCAGGAAATGATGACTTCAAGTTTTCAGACCTAGGAAACACTAGCGAAGGATAATCTTTCTCAAATATGAGTCCAAACGTAGGAGAAACTGTCTCTGAGTTGACCCTCTGGGCAGTACAACAGTTCATAAGACGTTCGGGTTCGGATTCAACATTTACAGATCGTGAGCCTTtagagcataggtgtcaaactctggcccgcgggccaaatttggcccgcagcctaattacatttggcccgcgaagccataccaaattactattagagctggcctactggtattatacagcatatatatattgtttattattaagctttgcttgttccatattcagtttttcaccaaaacgtgtttgagtccataagaaaagattcattcttatatctggaggaataaatatatttcaataaatattaatgttagcctgcgACTTTGTTTCAGCAGATCAttcatcccaacagcagttagACTCTATAACTCCTCAATCACGATGTCATAAGTCACTGGACACTGTGAACATCCACAGTCACCACTTCATGCATAATGGACCTTCCATGACCTTCCAAGCTATATAGTTTGTCTTCCATATTTCCAACcatatccataatcacatactgtgtatatagttattatcttactttttttcattgattgtacttaattgtatttttgtatttccttcatatatctgtacctgagttgaggtgacgcaaaaatttccccgttgtgggatcaataaagtcttatcttaaacacaacacagtacacaGAGATGAGCACAGAGGGAGAGGCAGAGAACAGGGATGAATACACGAGGGATGAggagaacacagaacacaaaggACGGGAACACGgtaccagaacaaacaccacaataaaagcatggacACAGGGGGAATCCAAATACCAAACCAAAAATCCAATGAacataaggaacaaaatacaaaaccacagaaaaactaagaacactgggtcaaaattacccaggaccatgacatcttCATACTCAtgctcattttctgtttttctctcatttgGAGCCTGGGGGTACTGTAAGAGAAGCTCTTTAAGGAAAGAGTTATAGGATTACAATTAAAACCTTTAAATGCAAACGTTTTAGTGTGGAAACTATTTTTGgtaaattatttttgttcatttaattAGTTTATTGCCACTCTATTACGGAGGCAGTGGTTGCAATAGCTGTTAAAGTTGACCATGCAGCAAGTTAAATATTAATAATGTTTTGTCTATATTTTTAGACTTTGCCCTTATACTGTAAGCAGTTTTGTCTTCTACGTGGAAACAATATCAGATTTGAAGTTTGCAGTAATGCCACAGTCCCTCTTGTCCTGATACTGCTGTTGCTTTTTTAGCAGAGACACAAACAGTGAGTTGGCTCACCTCACAAATGGGATCACGGTAGACTGGGGTGAGGAGCTTtctttgttgatgtcagagcGGTTCCTCAGGTCGAATGTTACTGCAGTTGTCCATGATCCAATGTTGTTTTTGATGCCACTCACCCAATTAACACCACGGACCCTTCAATAGAAAATAGTGGGAGAGTCAGTTTTCAGCGTGTTACACTGTATATAGCAAAACACTACATGGactaatatatgtgtgtgtgtgtgtgtgtgtgtgtgtgtgtgtgtgtgtgtgtgtgtgtgtgtgtgagagagagagaatgataacaatatgaataataagtttgttttatatattttcgAGGTACACTCACCCAAATGAACCAACCACATTAATGGGAGATGGCTGAACAGACCTAAGTTCATTCTGACACCACTCTCCGCTGCCTTCTTGGTCGACCGTGCGTACCAAAGTGCTCACATACCCACAGTTGCTATTTTGGCAATCAAATGAGAAATCGGGAATGCAGTTGAGATTGTTCCCCATTAGGCGAATGGTCAGCTGTGGAGTCACAGTGAATAAGAATTTAGTAAAGAAAACctacatttcaaaatataaacacattttagaAAAAAGCCTGTACATACCGAAGAAGAATTATTTACAAATGTCTCTTTTGTATAGAAGTTGATTGCACCAACAAAGCCATTTAAACTGTTATGGAAGAAATCAACATTCTGCGAGTTGCAGACCgtcagatgcagcagcagcagcagcactgcgGAGAGCGACATGGTCAATCTGTTAGTCTGTCTTCACAAAGACACTTGTACGTCAAATACAGCCTCTCTCTGACTCTCCTCCTTTTATCTACTTGCCGTTTCCCGCATCCTATACAATGTGTAGTAAACTGTTCTGGTATGAGGAAATGTTTCATGCTCATGAGTTTGAGATGGTACCTGATAACTGATAATGAACAGTGAAAGCAAATATCTCAACCAACTGTCAGTAAATGAGATTAGTTTCAAAACatagaaatgttttaattgctgcttgagtcaaatacaataaaacattttagtttttgaattaattgtattttttaaactatttgTATTTAGAATgatctttcatttttattttatcactTTTCcaacaattttcttttttatgccaGGAAAAAGGGCAAAACACACAACAGCTTTAACCAAGGCACAGAGGGACTTAAAGAGCCACAGAGGTACTTTATGATGTGGTACTCATCATAAAATATATGGCTCTTGAAGTACCACCCTTAAGACTGACATTAAAGTACAGTAGTATAGGCCTAATTAA is part of the Maylandia zebra isolate NMK-2024a linkage group LG3, Mzebra_GT3a, whole genome shotgun sequence genome and encodes:
- the LOC101475625 gene encoding uncharacterized protein LOC101475625 translates to MGNNLNCIPDFSFDCQNSNCGYVSTLVRTVDQEGSGEWCQNELRSVQPSPINVVGSFGVRGVNWVSGIKNNIGSWTTAVTFDLRNRSDINKESSSPQSTVIPFVRVPSNCRRDFSLLMFDPDGDQVKCRYGNSSLSECNGCEPPSVLSLSSSTCTLSFAPTAVSNVGNYGVQLLMEDFPMKNITMTGVNGTKTTQTPNDALSKIPIQFVLIVDPPVLSCTEGDFLPKFLPPTPNNRARLYTPVNKTLEINISAEAQNSTISELLFSGPYDAIQNKTGPGNFTLRWTPSKSQDNDTLPFCFVVQALSNETKYHSDLRCVSVTVGNGVPASASAFVLVVGSFLSTLILAFPSI